In one window of Camelina sativa cultivar DH55 chromosome 15, Cs, whole genome shotgun sequence DNA:
- the LOC104746694 gene encoding serine/threonine-protein kinase WNK2 — MNCEESYVEVDPSGRYGRYDEVLGKGASKTVYRAFDEYEGIEVAWNQVKLRNFTRNPEELEKFFREIHLLKTLNHQNIMKFYTSWVDTHNLSINFVTELFTSGTLRQYRLRHRRVNIKAVKQWCKQILKGLLYLHSRSPPIIHRDLKCDNIFINGNQGQVKIGDLGLAAILRKSHAVRCVGTPEFMAPELYDEEYNELVDVYAFGMCVLEMVTFDYPYSECTHPAQIYKKVTSGKKPEAFYLVKDPEVREFVEKCLATVTSRLTALELLQDPFLQDYDNVDGFDMRPIDYYNGYDETGLFLRQPLIDQYESSSQICEIDLFANDDEDHVDISIKGKRNDSDGIFLRIRISDVEGRIRNIYFPFETAIDTALSVATEMVSELDITNQDVAKIAEMIDAEIAALVPDWKTDTECVQNVINNNNNAGFCGDCASNGYIQETVSSGEKSHHHHHEFDSSEDKSCSSVHGRFADIWGLRESHSDDGEKQSSRKVKSGWWSENEMRRELRWLKARHKIQLMRVRGQTICETPTEISVTPGNSASPPLLYRAISLPVDAVDIM; from the exons ATGAATTGTGAAGAAAGCTATGTTGAGGTTGATCCTTCTGGAAGATACGGAAGA TACGATGAAGTACTTGGCAAAGGCGCTTCGAAGACAGT GTACAGAGCGTTTGATGAGTATGAAGGGATAGAAGTAGCATGGAACCAAGTAAAGCTTCGAAATTTCACAAGGAACCCTGAGGAATTAGAGAAGTTCTTCAGAGAGATTCATCTTCTCAAGACTTTGAATCATCAAAACATTATGAAATTCTACACTTCTTGGGTTGATACACACAATTTATCAATCAATTTCGTCACTGAGCTCTTCACCTCTGGTACTCTCAGACA gtATAGGTTGAGACATAGAAGGGTGAATATAAAAGCAGTGAAGCAATGGTGCAAACAGATTCTAAAAGGGCTTCTTTATCTTCATAGTCGTTCTCCACCAATTATTCATAGAGATCTCAAATGTGATAACATCTTTATTAATGGGAACCAAGGTCAAGTCAAGATTGGTGATCTTGGCCTCGCTGCCATTCTTCGTAAATCACATGCCGTTCGTTGCGTTG GAACACCTGAGTTCATGGCTCCAGAATTGTATGATGAGGAATACAATGAGTTGGTTGATGTATATGCTTTTGGAATGTGTGTGTTGGAGATGGTCACTTTTGATTACCCTTACAGCGAGTGTACTCACCCTGCTCAAATCTACAAGAAAGTTACCTCG GGGAAAAAGCCTGAAGCTTTTTACTTAGTGAAGGACCCTGAGGTTCGTGAGTTTGTTGAGAAGTGTTTAGCTACTGTGACGTCTAGGCTTACTGCATTGGAGCTTTTACAAGACCCTTTTCTACAAGATTATGATAATGTGGATGGATTTGATATGAGACCTATTGATTACTATAATGGTTATGATGAAACTGGTCTGTTCCTTAGACAACCTTTGATTGATCAGTATGAGTCGTCGTCACAGATATGTGAGATTGATCTTTTCGCTAACGATGATGAGGACCATGTTGACATTTCGATTAAAGGGAAGAGAAATGATAGTGATGGGATATTTTTGAGGATCAGAATCTCTGATGTTGAAg GACGGATAAGGAACATTTACTTCCCGTTTGAGACAGCTATTGATACTGCATTGAGTGTAGCGACAGagatggtatcagagctagacATAACGAATCAAGATGTTGCCAAAATCGCTGAGATGATCGATGCAGAAATTGCTGCGTTGGTACCTGATTGGAAAACTGATACAGAATGTGTTCAAAATgtgatcaacaacaacaacaatgcagGGTTCTGTGGAGATTGTGCTTCAAACGGGTATATACAAGAGACTGTATCATCAGGAGAgaaatctcatcatcatcatcatgagtTTGATAGTTCTGAGGACAAGAGCTGTTCTTCAGTTCACGGTAGGTTTGCGGATATTTGGGGTTTGAGAGAATCACATTCTGATGATGGAGAAAAACAGAGTTCAAGGAAGGTTAAAAGTGGTTGGTGGTCAGAGAATGAGATGAGGAGAGAACTGAGATGGCTTAAGGCAAGACATAAGATTCAGCTTATGAGAGTGAGAGGTCAAACGATATGCGAGACACCAACGGAGATCTCTGTTACACCGGGAAACTCAGCTTCGCCACCTCTTCTTTACAGGGCTATATCACTTCCAGTGGATGCTGTGGATATTATGTGA